From the genome of Colletotrichum higginsianum IMI 349063 chromosome 4, whole genome shotgun sequence, one region includes:
- a CDS encoding Set domain-containing protein 5, whose product MLKNSVLNARLKQKNTCAKSKLPLASPGLPVLQIQMLQTTGFRYGSHDDLYVDIKRPNSKARIPNPGLNGILDINPEHVNSILDLAEPLERLKDELREFGASIKNILPPIAIRDITWKTIYITHGIFVGCEPDEFEGYEDNDYHDDLRSRRSSFSTSFSDSGDSNGVVFDRNDRNSVEAPIVLALADLPSLTTFTDQNGTKERSVIFANEVFEIRRSLNTGWGAFALKELHEGDQILVEKALYYSIHENVEKSVRGLSEKERAIANDMYAYYSRDGETLEEAIWSTNSFVTRFPFKPDADDISKHRPGFTQDVAGLFPVAGRFNHSCSPKISYRFRPEHKALVFTVSDWIIRTGDELTISYGKEPPVLYYKYGFSCECGYCAGFDAIESEWC is encoded by the exons ATGTTAAAGAATAGCGTCCTTAACGCCAGATTGAAGCAGAAAAACACTTGCGCCAAAAGCAAATTGCCTCTTGCCTCACCTGGGTTGCCGGTTCTTCAGATTCAGATGCTTCAGACTACTGGCTTCCGCTATGGTAGTCACGATGACCTCTACGTTGACATCAAGAGGCCGAACTCGAAGGCTCGAATCCCGAACCCGGGTCTTAATGGTATTCTAGATATCAACCCCGAACATGTCAACTCGATCCTCGACCTGGCTGAGCCGCTTGAG CGACTAAAGGATGAGCTGCGTGAGTTTGGAGCGTCCATCAAAAATATACTCCCGCCGATCGCCATTCGAGACATCACCTGGAAGACGATCTACATAACACATGGCATCTTCGTGGGATGCGAGCCGGACGAGTTCGAAGGCTACGAGGACAACGACTACCATGATGACCTCCGCTCACGTCGTTCAAGCTTCAGCACTTCCTTTTCCGACTCGGGGGATTCAAATGGAGTCGTCTTCGACAG AAACGATCGCAATTCTGTCGAAGCCCCAATCGTGCTTGCTCTCGCCGATTTGCCTTCCTTGACCACATTTACGGATCAGAACGGCACGAAGGAGCGCTCGGTGATCTTCGCCAACGAAGTCTTTGAGATCCGAAGATCCCTCAATACCGGCTGGGGTGCCTTCGCCCTCAAGGAACTTCACGAGGGCGACCAGATCCTTGTCGAGAAGGCTTTATACTACTCCATTCACGAAAATGTGGAGAAGTCGGTCCGGGGACTCTCGGAAAAGGAGCGCGCAATTGCGAACGACATGTACGCCTACTACAGTCGTGACGGAGAGACGCTTGAGGAAGCAATCTGGAGCACGAACTC GTTCGTCACCCGTTTCCCGTTCAAACCTGACGCAGATGATATCTCCAAGCACCGCCCAGGATTCACTCAAGACGTAGCCGGCCTCTTTCCGGTTGCTGGTCGCTTCAACCACTCCTGCTCCCCAAAGATCAGCTACCGATTTCGACCCGAGCACAAGGCTCTGGTCTTCACCGTGAGCGACTGGATCATTCGAACTGGCGATGAGTTGACCATATCCTACGGCAAAGAGCCACCCGTGCTGTACTACAAGTACGGCTTCAGCTGCGAGTGTGGCTACTGCGCAGGATTTGACGCAATAGAATCTGAGTGGTGCTGA
- a CDS encoding Major facilitator superfamily transporter, whose product MPPHTDPVSDDDTIIGDATPSRTSTDAHNATEFTPLIAGDSSKRPGAGRSRTDSLLNAAAIHVPKVHNADAIAAIFCAIIVLGAGASGLWVIPITRQVEDIVCREYYGVLHSEHGGPIDEARCKEDAIQSKVAMLFAVYSALQASIGAAAAFPWGIVADRFGRKWVFSMAVLGIVLGQLWFLVVCAFPRTIPLKAMWLGPFLLVIGGGNAVLPAVVFSMLSDITTSENRAKKFMAVHLSSMAGNLFAPAVAGWMMERTGPWVVEWISLTGFATLFFTIHLIPETKTAAQVLPDPIADEPEAESPVVGTIQHTLHRLRESLSLLASPSLVMLLVATLSSYPVVLSTLQFMTIFASKRYHVSLSQTGYLLSLYGLGVFFTIVAILPGVSKLLASPKTPEPLRFTDDNRRDLFLARVSSVALLLGALSMAASPTIGAFIGGLAILSLGSGWGSYVRSLCAVYVDAAHRTRLYSIISVVETVGMTFTEPMLAGLFGLGMRLGGLWIGLPYVGVAGFCIAALGLLLFVRLPPPEGKGAHASGDDAGAEPRAH is encoded by the exons ATGCCTCCACACACCGATCCCGTCTCCGATGACgacaccatcatcggcgacgcCACGCCGTCCAGGACATCGACAGACGCCCACAACGCCACCGAGTTTACCCCGCTCATTGCCGGCGACTCCTCCAAGAGGCCCGGCGCCGGGCGCAGCAGGACCGACTCCctcctcaacgccgccgccatccacgTGCCCAAGGTCCacaacgccgacgccatcgccgccatcttctgcgccatcatcgtcctcggcgccggtgccagCGGCCTCTGGGTCATCCCCATCACCCGCCAGGTCGAGGACATTGTGTGTCGGGAGTACTACGGCGTGCTGCACTCGGAGCATGGCGGCCCTATCGACGAGGCCCGCTGCAAGGAGGACGCCATCCAGTCAAAGGTCGCCATGCTCTTCGCCGTTTACAGCGCCCTGCAAGCCTCCAtcggtgccgccgctgccttCCCCTGGGGTATCGTCGCCGATCGTTTCGGCCGGAAATGGGTCTTCTCCATGGCCGTGCTGGGCATagtcctcggccagctgtggttcctcgtcgtctgcgCCTTTCCCAGGACGATCCCGCTTAAGGCCATGTGGCTCGGCCCGTTCCTGCTGGTCATCGGCGGTGGCAACGCCGTGCtgcccgccgtcgtcttctccatgCTCTCGGATATCACGACTTCGGAAAACAG GGCCAAAAAGTTCATGGCTGTCCATCTGTCGTCCATGGCCGGAAACCTCTTcgcccccgccgtcgccgggtgGATGATGGAGAGGACCGGACCCTGGGTTGTTGAATGGATCTCCCTTACCGGCTTCGCAACGCTCTTCTTCACCATCCACCTCATCCCGGAGACCAAGACGGCGGCCCAGGTGCTGCCGGACcccatcgccgacgagcccgaGGCTGAGTCGCCCGTTGTCGGCACCATCCAGCACACGCTCCACCGCCTCCGGGAGTCTCTGAGCCTCCTCgcgtccccctccctcgtcaTGCTGCTCGTGGCGACGCTCAGCTCGTACCCAGTTGTGCTGTCGACCTTACAGTTCATGACCATCTTCGCCTCGAAGCGCTACCACGTCTCGCTGTCCCAGACGGGCTATCTCTTGTCGCTCTACGGCCTTGGCGTCTTCttcaccatcgtcgccatcctgcCGGGCGTCTCGAAGCTGCTCGCCTCCCCCAAGACGCCGGAGCCCCTGCGTTTCACTGATGACAACAGACGCgacctcttcctcgcccgcgTGTCGTCCGTcgcgcttctcctcggcgccctgaGCATGGCCGCATCGCCGACTATCGGCgccttcatcggcggcctcgcgaTCCTGTCTCTTGGCTCGGGCTGGGGCAGCTACGTGCGTAGCCTATGCGCCGTgtacgtcgacgccgcgcacCGAACGCGTCTGTACTCCATTATCTCGGTCGTCGAGACGGTGGGCATGACGTTCACAGAGCCCATGCTCGCAGGGCTTTTCGGCCTGGGTATGAGGCTCGGGGGCCTCTGGATCGGATTGCCGTACGTGGGCGTGGCTGGTTTCTGCATCGCTGCCCTGGGCTTGCTTCTCTTTGTGAGGCTTCCGCCGCCGGAGGGCAAGGGCGCGCACGCGTctggcgatgatgccgggGCCGAGCCTCGAGCTCATTGA
- a CDS encoding Cytidylyltransferase: MASEEYPGLLLLPFPPRPPSRASLSAAYRPSLLAVLSKIKNPNRSSVLVVAVVCPLLQGASLKTKSLSWAAAQSLVAGLYSLIAVVCAEQDIATDIHGGPGSVDARVVLVDHDADRRFPPDFVANIEPNNTTVVDLPTFASAYYPWSFIFHVNSEQGYRTLSTYLRFAERRQTILQSQLVVVEAGLSLNLESPGAERAEDSPGYSVVCLGGTFDHLHLGHKLLLTAAALLLRVPVKDSTATCRLIIGITGDQLLKNKKYAELVQSWDDRARFIVDFLSSLLELDKGGWKKKTGPVAAVTTQPGRLEATFRNGAITVECVEIQDPFGPTITQEEMDVLVVSGETRSGGQAVNDRRTALGWKPLETYEVEVLDANDLGDEASKTDESFASKISSTAIRQQKAETVAKLESSTSRLS; this comes from the coding sequence ATGGCCTCGGAAGAGTACCCAGGTCTGCTCCTCTTGCCTTTCCCCCCTCGGCCACCATCGCGCGCCTCACTTAGCGCCGCCTATCGGCCATCGCTGCTGGCTGTTCTATCCAAGATCAAGAACCCGAATCGGTCATCCGTCCTCGTAGTAGCCGTCGTGTGCCCGCTTCTTCAAGGGGCATCGCTCAAAACCAAGTCGCTTTCGTGGGCAGCTGCACAGTCCCTCGTTGCCGGCCTCTACAGCCTCATCGCTGTTGTGTGCGCCGAGCAAGACATTGCCACAGATATCCATGGAGGTCCCGGCTCTGTCGATGCCCGTGTCGTGCTAGTCGATCACGATGCTGACAGGAGGTTTCCTCCCGATTTCGTTGCCAACATCGagcccaacaacaccaccgtTGTCGACCTCCCGACCTTTGCGTCGGCCTACTACCCCTGGAGTTTCATCTTCCACGTCAACAGCGAGCAGGGCTACCGCACTCTTTCTACCTATCTCAGGTTTGCCGAGCGGAGGCAGACAATTCTTCAGTCACAGCTGGTAGTCGTTGAGGCGGGGCTAAGCCTGAACCTCGAGAGCCCAGGGGCCGAAAGGGCAGAGGATTCGCCAGGGTACTCCGTTGTGTGTCTCGGGGGCACCTTTGACCACCTACACCTGGGCCACAAACTACTCTTGACGGCCGCAGCGCTTCTCCTTCGGGTGCCAGTCAAGGACTCGACAGCAACTTGCCGTCTGATTATCGGCATCACGGGTGACCAGCTGTTGAAAAACAAGAAGTACGCAGAACTCGTACAGTCCTGGGACGACAGGGCTCGATTCATAGTCGATTTCCTCTCTTCgctgctggagctggacAAGGGCggatggaagaagaagaccgGCCCCGTCGCAGCCGTTACGACGCAGCCGGGCCGTCTTGAGGCGACATTCCGCAACGGCGCAATCACTGTGGAGTGTGTTGAGATCCAAGACCCGTTTGGCCCGACCATCACACAGGAGGAGATGGACGTCTTGGTAGTTTCGGGAGAGACGCGGTCGGGCGGACAGGCCGTCAACGATAGACGGACTGCACTCGGATGGAAGCCCCTGGAGACGTACGAGGTCGAGGTGCTCGACGCCAacgatctcggcgacgaggcgagTAAGACGGATGAGAGCTTTGCGTCCAAGATCAGCAGTACGGCCATCCGGCAGCAAAAGGCCGAGACTGTGGCGAAGCTGGAGAGCAGCACAAGCCGGCTCTCTTAG
- a CDS encoding Minor allergen Alt a 7, which yields MAPKIAIVYYSMYGHIRQLAEAEKKGIEKAGGTADLFQVAETLPEEVLAKMGAPTKPTDVPVLSDPSTLEAYDAFLIGIPTRYGNFPAQWKAFWDKTGKQWSSGGFWGKLAGLFISTASLGGGQESTAIAAMSTFAHHGIIYVPFGYAKAFPLMADLSEVHGGGPWGAGTFAGADGSRQPTAKELEIATIQGEAFYQTVAKHVG from the exons ATGGCTCCCAAGATCGCCATTGTCTAT TACTCCATGTACGGCCACATCCGCCAattggccgaggccgagaagaaagGCATCGAGAAAGCCGGTGGCACTGCCGATCTCTTCCA GGTCGCCGAGACCCTCCCTGAGGAGGTCCTCGCCAAGATGGGCGCTCCCACCAAGCCCACCGACGTCCCCGTCCTCAGTGACCCCAGCACTCTCGAAGCCTACGACGCCTTCCTCATCGGTATCCCCACCAGATACGGCAACTTCCCCGCCCAGTGGAAGGCATTCTGGGACAAGACCGGCAAGCAGTGGAGCTCCGGCGGCTTCTGGGGCAAGCTGGCCGGCCTCTTCATCTCCACCGCCTCCCTCGGCGGTGGCCAAGAGTCCACCGCTATCGCGGCCATGTCCACCTTCGCCCACCACGGCATCATCTATGTCCCTTTCGGATACGCCAAGGCCTTCCCTCTGATGGCCGATCTCTCCGAggtccacggcggcggcccctGGGGTGCCGGCACctttgccggcgccgacggctccCGTCAACCCAccgccaaggagctcgagatcGCCACCATCCAGGGCGAGGCCTTCTACCAGACCGTTGCTAAGCACGTCGGTTGA